The proteins below come from a single Synechococcus sp. MU1643 genomic window:
- a CDS encoding DnaJ C-terminal domain-containing protein, giving the protein MAGSGYKDYFQVLGVDRSADANAIKKAFRSLARRYHPDVNPGDAQAEARFKEISEAYEVLSDPEKRRRYEQFGQYWNQAGGMGGGASPGMDVDFGRYGNFDDFINDLLGRFGGPAGGGFPGGGFAGGGFPRGAQASRAPVNLDAEASVNVMFAEAFRGGERSLSVNNERVQVRIPAGVKNGSRLRLKGKGNLQPGTGRRGDLYLNLKVQEHPIWRLESDQLRADLPVSLDELALGGMVSVMTPDGDAQVSIPAGTAPGRSLRLKGKGWPSNTGRGDLLLTLTLAIPPSWSEEERRLLEQLRAIRTDHPRQEWLRSAAL; this is encoded by the coding sequence ATGGCAGGCAGCGGATACAAGGATTATTTCCAGGTGCTCGGTGTCGATCGCAGCGCCGACGCCAACGCCATCAAGAAAGCCTTTCGCAGCCTGGCGCGCCGATACCACCCTGACGTCAACCCCGGTGATGCCCAGGCTGAAGCGCGGTTCAAGGAGATCAGTGAGGCCTACGAAGTGCTCTCCGATCCTGAGAAACGGCGTCGTTATGAGCAATTTGGCCAGTATTGGAATCAGGCCGGCGGCATGGGCGGGGGAGCATCCCCCGGTATGGATGTTGACTTCGGTCGCTACGGCAATTTCGACGATTTCATCAACGACCTGTTGGGCCGTTTCGGTGGACCGGCCGGTGGTGGTTTCCCTGGGGGTGGATTCGCAGGCGGCGGTTTCCCCCGTGGTGCCCAGGCTTCACGCGCTCCGGTGAATCTGGATGCCGAAGCTTCAGTGAATGTGATGTTTGCGGAGGCCTTTCGCGGTGGCGAACGCAGCCTCTCGGTCAATAACGAGCGCGTTCAGGTGCGCATCCCTGCAGGGGTGAAGAACGGCTCGCGTCTGCGTTTGAAGGGCAAGGGCAATCTGCAACCGGGAACCGGACGGCGGGGCGACCTCTATCTCAACCTCAAGGTTCAGGAGCACCCGATCTGGCGCCTAGAGTCGGATCAGCTGCGGGCCGATCTGCCCGTCAGCCTCGATGAACTGGCCCTTGGAGGCATGGTCTCGGTGATGACTCCCGATGGTGATGCCCAGGTCAGCATTCCGGCCGGTACCGCCCCGGGCCGCAGCCTGCGGTTGAAGGGTAAAGGCTGGCCTTCGAACACCGGTCGCGGTGATCTCCTGCTCACGCTGACGCTGGCCATACCGCCCTCATGGAGTGAGGAGGAGCGTCGCTTACTCGAGCAGTTGCGTGCCATCCGCACCGACCATCCTCGTCAAGAGTGGCTTCGTTCGGCGGCCCTCTGA
- a CDS encoding vitamin K epoxide reductase, which translates to MRSTASSLLASVLVAAGGASGGPPVSAAPWTRTIGEPLRDSSPQALELPQHLKAVEARFYGAWTCPACFKQMNLFGKQAGADLPYVECHKPKQLPDQAEACNAAEIRAYPTWVLPDGRQKVGVQSLEALSRWSGLN; encoded by the coding sequence ATGAGGAGCACGGCTTCATCCCTGCTGGCAAGCGTGCTGGTCGCAGCTGGCGGAGCTAGCGGTGGCCCACCGGTATCGGCAGCTCCCTGGACCAGAACGATCGGAGAGCCCCTACGCGACTCCAGCCCCCAGGCCCTTGAACTGCCGCAGCATCTGAAGGCGGTTGAGGCCAGGTTTTACGGCGCTTGGACCTGCCCGGCCTGCTTCAAGCAGATGAACCTTTTCGGCAAACAGGCCGGCGCGGACCTGCCCTATGTGGAGTGCCACAAGCCGAAGCAGCTACCGGATCAAGCCGAAGCCTGCAACGCCGCAGAGATCCGGGCCTACCCCACCTGGGTTCTCCCCGATGGACGCCAGAAAGTTGGAGTTCAGTCCTTGGAAGCCCTGAGCCGCTGGAGTGGCTTGAACTGA
- a CDS encoding SulP family inorganic anion transporter, giving the protein MALIHGLHQRNIRGDLLGGLTAAVVALPLALAFGNAALGPGGAIYGLYGAIVTGFLAALLGGTPAQVSGPTGPMSVTVAGIVSSLAAIGISRDLNAGEMLPLVMAAVVIGGVFEALLGVLRLGRFITLVPYSVVSGFMSGIGFIILVLQLGPFIGVSTRGGVIGSLSSLIEAPSWNPAALAVGLMTLTMVFLTPLRIRQWVPTPLLALLIVTPLSVVLFNDNRLLELGLEPIARIGAIPEGGLQLVFPDFSQHLPELVKAGMVLALLGAIDSLLTSLVADNITQTNHDSNRELIGQGIANTAAGFLSGLPGAGATMRTVINIKSGGQTPWSGMTHSLVLLLVLLGAGPLAAQIPTALLAGILIKVGLDIIDWGFLLRAHRLSAKTAALMYAVLLMTVFWDLIWGVLVGMFVANLLTVDSITRSQLEGMEQDNPSDATEARHANLSSEEEALMLRCGKALMLFRLRGPLSFGAAKGISARMGLIHGYSVLILDLTDVPRIGVTATLAIERMVEEARSAGRTLFIAGANQALEQRLRQFGVEGVLRPSRLNALQEAAQLI; this is encoded by the coding sequence ATGGCACTGATTCACGGTCTGCATCAGCGCAACATCCGAGGCGACCTCCTAGGAGGATTGACAGCAGCCGTTGTCGCCCTGCCCCTCGCCCTGGCCTTCGGCAATGCCGCCCTTGGCCCGGGCGGCGCCATCTACGGCCTGTATGGGGCAATCGTCACCGGATTCCTGGCAGCCCTGCTCGGGGGAACTCCCGCTCAGGTAAGCGGACCCACCGGACCGATGAGCGTCACCGTGGCGGGGATCGTCTCGAGCTTGGCCGCCATCGGCATCAGTCGAGATCTCAATGCCGGGGAGATGCTGCCGTTGGTGATGGCCGCTGTGGTGATCGGTGGTGTGTTTGAAGCCCTGCTCGGGGTGCTGCGGCTAGGGCGCTTCATCACCCTGGTGCCCTATTCAGTGGTCTCCGGCTTCATGTCGGGGATCGGTTTCATCATCCTGGTGCTGCAACTCGGGCCCTTCATCGGGGTGAGCACCCGGGGCGGCGTGATCGGGTCCCTGAGTTCACTAATCGAGGCACCCAGCTGGAACCCAGCAGCGCTCGCCGTTGGATTAATGACACTCACCATGGTGTTCCTGACCCCCCTGCGCATCCGTCAGTGGGTGCCAACGCCTCTGCTGGCGCTGCTGATCGTGACGCCCTTATCGGTGGTGCTGTTCAACGACAACCGGCTACTGGAACTGGGCCTTGAACCCATCGCCCGGATCGGTGCAATCCCGGAAGGCGGCTTGCAACTGGTGTTTCCCGATTTCAGCCAACACCTGCCGGAGCTGGTGAAAGCCGGCATGGTTCTCGCCCTGCTCGGGGCCATCGACTCATTGCTCACCTCCCTGGTGGCCGACAACATCACCCAGACCAATCACGACTCCAACCGTGAACTAATCGGCCAGGGCATCGCCAACACCGCGGCTGGGTTTCTCTCGGGTCTTCCCGGTGCCGGAGCCACCATGCGAACGGTGATCAACATCAAATCCGGTGGTCAGACCCCCTGGTCGGGCATGACCCATTCCCTGGTGCTGCTTCTCGTGCTGCTGGGGGCGGGCCCTCTGGCAGCACAGATCCCCACAGCGCTGCTGGCGGGAATCCTGATCAAAGTCGGCCTCGACATCATCGACTGGGGCTTTCTGCTCCGCGCCCATCGCCTGTCAGCGAAAACGGCCGCGCTGATGTACGCGGTGCTGTTGATGACGGTGTTCTGGGACCTGATCTGGGGCGTTCTGGTGGGGATGTTCGTCGCCAACCTGTTGACCGTTGATTCGATCACGCGGTCTCAACTGGAGGGGATGGAGCAGGACAACCCTTCCGATGCCACAGAGGCACGACACGCCAATCTCTCCTCGGAGGAGGAAGCCCTGATGCTCCGCTGCGGCAAAGCCTTGATGCTGTTCCGCCTGCGCGGCCCTCTGAGTTTTGGCGCCGCCAAAGGAATAAGTGCCCGGATGGGGTTGATCCACGGCTACAGCGTGCTGATCCTTGACCTCACCGACGTGCCTCGCATCGGGGTAACAGCGACCCTGGCGATTGAACGCATGGTGGAGGAAGCACGATCAGCGGGCCGCACCCTGTTCATCGCCGGTGCCAATCAGGCCCTTGAACAACGGCTGCGGCAATTCGGTGTGGAGGGTGTGCTCCGGCCTTCCAGGCTGAATGCCTTGCAGGAGGCCGCTCAGCTGATCTGA
- a CDS encoding tRNA-(ms[2]io[6]A)-hydroxylase: protein MTLIVPSKTVASIRWLAAPTIWSWVEQANARPMEVLIDHAHCERKAAGAAVQMMFRYLCEQGLGEALSPLAREELEHFEQVLALIKARGRYLEPLPSPGYGADLARQIRKGEPQRMLDSLLVAGLIEARSHERMALLAEHSPDPQLRALYSDLLASEARHFGLYWVLCEQRYPRELVVDRLEVLARAEVKALEGELARPEDVRMHSCGVDSSQIS from the coding sequence ATGACCCTCATCGTTCCTTCGAAAACGGTCGCCTCGATCCGCTGGTTGGCTGCGCCCACCATTTGGAGCTGGGTGGAGCAGGCCAATGCCCGGCCGATGGAGGTGCTGATCGATCACGCCCACTGCGAACGCAAGGCTGCGGGGGCTGCGGTACAAATGATGTTCCGCTATCTCTGCGAACAGGGTCTGGGCGAAGCCCTCAGCCCTCTGGCGCGTGAAGAACTGGAGCACTTCGAGCAAGTTCTTGCTCTGATCAAGGCGCGGGGGCGCTACTTGGAACCGCTGCCTTCCCCAGGCTATGGCGCTGATCTCGCCCGGCAGATCCGTAAAGGTGAGCCGCAAAGAATGCTCGACTCCCTCCTGGTGGCCGGTCTGATCGAAGCCCGCAGCCATGAGCGAATGGCTCTGCTGGCCGAGCACAGTCCGGATCCCCAGTTGAGGGCGCTTTACAGCGATCTGCTGGCGAGTGAAGCCCGCCACTTCGGCTTGTATTGGGTGCTGTGTGAGCAGCGCTACCCGCGGGAGCTGGTTGTCGACCGCCTTGAAGTGCTGGCCCGGGCTGAAGTGAAGGCGCTGGAGGGGGAGTTGGCACGCCCTGAAGATGTGCGGATGCATTCCTGCGGGGTGGACTCCAGTCAGATCAGCTGA
- the aroQ gene encoding type II 3-dehydroquinate dehydratase, whose amino-acid sequence MHVLLLNGPNLNLLGQREPGIYGQSSLADIEATLTREAAQESVQLDCFQSNFEGALVDRIHQAMGRCDGILINAGAYTHTSIAIRDALAGVAIPYVELHLSNTHAREKFRHHSFLAERAVGVICGFGPASYSLALKGLLSYLRPNV is encoded by the coding sequence ATGCACGTTCTGCTGCTGAACGGTCCGAATCTGAACCTGTTGGGCCAGCGTGAGCCTGGGATCTATGGCCAATCCTCTCTGGCCGACATCGAAGCGACGCTGACCAGGGAGGCGGCACAAGAATCTGTGCAGCTGGACTGCTTTCAGAGCAATTTCGAAGGTGCCCTGGTGGACCGGATTCACCAGGCCATGGGCCGATGCGATGGGATCTTGATCAACGCTGGGGCCTACACCCACACGTCCATCGCCATCCGTGATGCCCTGGCTGGCGTCGCGATCCCCTACGTCGAATTGCATCTCAGCAACACCCATGCCCGGGAAAAGTTCCGCCATCACTCGTTTCTGGCTGAGCGCGCTGTGGGTGTGATCTGCGGCTTCGGACCCGCCAGTTACAGCCTTGCCTTGAAAGGATTGCTCAGCTACCTCAGGCCGAACGTATGA
- a CDS encoding glycoside hydrolase family 13 protein — MRWLTAKVLAATTPFRDPPVWVADAVLYQIFPDRFRRSGRVDAQRYLAFKPWGADPREEGLQGGDLYGVIDSLDGLQALGITCLYLTPIFSSAANHRYHAYDYFEVDPLLGGNAALRELIDAVHQRGMRVVLDGVFNHCGRGFWAFHHLVENGADSPYRDWFHVHRWPLQPYPAPGEDCGYDSWWALPDLPKFNHANPGVREHLLAVGRHWLEQGIDGWRLDVPAEVPADFWVEFRQMVRSTNPEAWIVGEVWGDATPWLQGDHFDGVMNYRLGWSSICWAAGEALRRDYRNSEYPLDPLDGQALLTIWTTTTRSYREVVNRAQMNLLDSHDVPRALHSLNNDLEALKLALLLLFLHPGAPCIYYGTEAALAGGPEPGPSSGPGPACREAYPWDVPWPADLRPFIQSLAELRCAHGVLRMEGLSWSAQGADVLEGVAYGLRVVINRSRSNHVPLTIEPGRSCVWRLGTVDSRGIGPQSAAVLGSKPLSPGAEGKKKALVET; from the coding sequence ATGAGATGGCTGACTGCAAAGGTTTTGGCAGCAACCACTCCGTTTCGCGATCCTCCCGTCTGGGTAGCTGATGCGGTGCTCTATCAGATCTTTCCCGACCGTTTTCGCCGCAGTGGGAGGGTCGATGCGCAGCGCTATCTCGCCTTCAAGCCATGGGGGGCGGATCCTCGCGAGGAAGGACTCCAGGGCGGGGATCTCTACGGCGTCATCGATTCCCTCGATGGGCTTCAAGCCCTGGGCATCACCTGCCTCTATCTCACGCCGATCTTCAGTTCAGCCGCCAACCATCGCTACCACGCCTACGACTACTTTGAGGTTGATCCCCTGCTGGGGGGCAATGCAGCACTCAGGGAGCTGATCGATGCCGTGCATCAGCGCGGCATGAGGGTGGTTCTGGATGGGGTGTTCAACCACTGCGGCCGCGGCTTTTGGGCCTTTCATCACTTGGTGGAGAACGGTGCGGATTCGCCGTACCGGGATTGGTTCCATGTGCACCGTTGGCCGCTGCAGCCCTATCCCGCCCCAGGCGAGGACTGCGGCTATGACAGTTGGTGGGCCTTACCTGATTTGCCCAAGTTCAACCATGCCAATCCAGGGGTTCGGGAGCACCTGCTGGCTGTTGGCCGTCACTGGCTCGAGCAGGGCATTGATGGCTGGCGTCTTGACGTCCCTGCTGAGGTCCCGGCCGACTTCTGGGTGGAGTTTCGGCAGATGGTGCGGTCCACCAACCCGGAGGCCTGGATTGTTGGAGAGGTGTGGGGTGATGCGACCCCCTGGCTGCAGGGGGATCACTTCGATGGCGTGATGAATTACCGGCTGGGCTGGAGCAGCATTTGCTGGGCCGCTGGTGAGGCACTGCGGCGGGACTACCGCAATTCGGAATACCCCCTCGACCCCCTGGATGGTCAGGCTCTGTTGACCATCTGGACGACAACAACGCGTTCTTATCGGGAGGTGGTGAACAGGGCCCAGATGAACCTGCTCGATAGCCATGACGTGCCCCGGGCCCTTCACAGCCTCAACAACGACTTAGAGGCCCTGAAGTTGGCCCTACTGCTGCTCTTTCTCCACCCGGGAGCGCCCTGCATCTACTACGGGACCGAAGCTGCTCTGGCGGGTGGTCCTGAACCGGGCCCTTCCAGCGGTCCTGGACCGGCCTGCCGTGAGGCCTATCCCTGGGATGTCCCTTGGCCCGCTGATCTGCGCCCTTTCATTCAGTCTCTCGCAGAACTCCGCTGTGCCCATGGGGTCTTGCGCATGGAGGGTCTGAGCTGGTCAGCCCAAGGGGCGGACGTGCTTGAGGGCGTTGCGTATGGCCTACGGGTCGTGATCAACCGCAGTCGCTCCAATCATGTTCCCCTAACGATCGAGCCAGGACGTTCCTGTGTTTGGAGACTGGGAACTGTCGATAGCCGAGGTATTGGACCCCAATCGGCGGCTGTTTTGGGGTCGAAACCCCTATCCCCTGGTGCCGAGGGGAAGAAGAAAGCCCTTGTCGAGACTTGA
- the glpK gene encoding glycerol kinase GlpK, with protein MAEQPLLLALDQGTSSSRAALFSSSGDLVVSSSAPLPISYPADGWVEQDPMAIWTSQRQALVQLDSKLSEIQRKAVVSCGITNQRETTVLWRRSNGLPCGAALVWQDGRTAGICAAWKQQGLEQEWCRRTGLLLDPYFSASKIRWMLDHYEDAQAAAASDDLCFGTVESWLLWQLTGGQRHGSDMSNASRTLLMDLEQQRWVDDFREPTGLPANALPELLPCRGEFGRIASDLPFAGLPIQAMLGDQQAATLGQLCLQPGEGKCTYGTGAFLVINTGDVIRRSDAGLLSTLGWTDAAGTPSFCLEGSLFNAGTVIQWLRDGLQIIDQAPQVNELARSVPDSGGVMLVPAFTGWGTPHWDPQARGVLVGLTRDSGRGHIARAALEGIALSVATLVELAEQSLGTGLGELAVDGGAAASDPLLQAQADCTGLTVRRPASLESTARGVALFAGLQAGVVSDLEQLATGRRDCAELFHPQMDASQRNRWRARWQNAVSRSLGWHG; from the coding sequence ATGGCTGAACAGCCTCTTCTTCTGGCCCTCGATCAGGGCACCAGCAGCTCCAGAGCCGCGCTGTTCAGCAGCTCCGGGGATCTGGTGGTCAGCTCCAGTGCACCGCTGCCGATTTCCTACCCCGCGGATGGATGGGTGGAACAGGACCCGATGGCGATCTGGACCAGCCAGCGGCAGGCCCTGGTGCAGCTCGATTCGAAGCTCAGCGAAATACAGCGCAAGGCAGTGGTGAGCTGTGGCATCACCAACCAACGGGAAACCACCGTGCTCTGGCGCCGCAGCAATGGCCTCCCCTGCGGTGCGGCCCTCGTCTGGCAAGACGGCCGCACCGCAGGCATCTGCGCGGCCTGGAAGCAGCAGGGACTAGAGCAGGAGTGGTGCCGGCGCACGGGCTTGCTGCTCGACCCGTACTTCAGTGCCAGCAAGATCCGCTGGATGCTCGATCACTACGAGGATGCCCAGGCTGCCGCGGCCAGCGATGACCTCTGTTTCGGCACGGTGGAGAGCTGGCTGCTCTGGCAACTCACCGGCGGCCAGCGCCACGGCAGTGACATGAGCAATGCCAGCCGAACACTGCTGATGGACCTGGAGCAGCAGCGCTGGGTGGATGACTTCCGAGAGCCCACAGGGCTTCCCGCCAACGCTTTACCCGAACTGCTGCCCTGCCGCGGAGAGTTCGGGCGCATCGCTTCGGATCTTCCCTTTGCAGGCCTACCGATCCAGGCGATGCTCGGCGACCAACAGGCCGCCACTCTGGGCCAGCTCTGTCTGCAGCCCGGAGAAGGCAAGTGCACCTACGGCACGGGAGCCTTTCTGGTGATCAACACCGGCGACGTCATCCGCCGCTCGGATGCAGGGCTGCTGAGCACCCTCGGCTGGACCGATGCCGCTGGAACACCCAGCTTCTGCCTTGAGGGAAGTCTGTTCAACGCCGGCACTGTGATCCAGTGGCTGCGGGATGGGCTGCAGATCATTGATCAGGCTCCCCAGGTGAACGAACTAGCGCGTTCGGTGCCGGATTCAGGAGGGGTCATGCTCGTGCCTGCCTTCACCGGCTGGGGCACACCGCACTGGGATCCTCAGGCGCGCGGTGTTCTGGTGGGCCTCACCCGTGACAGTGGACGCGGCCACATTGCCCGGGCAGCACTGGAAGGAATCGCCCTGTCTGTGGCGACGTTGGTGGAGCTTGCCGAGCAGTCCCTCGGCACCGGCCTGGGTGAACTGGCGGTGGATGGTGGCGCCGCCGCCTCCGATCCTCTGCTGCAGGCACAGGCTGATTGCACCGGTCTGACGGTGCGGCGTCCCGCCAGCCTCGAGAGCACCGCCCGGGGGGTGGCGCTGTTCGCAGGCCTCCAGGCTGGGGTGGTAAGCGACCTGGAGCAGCTCGCGACCGGACGAAGAGACTGCGCGGAACTATTCCACCCGCAGATGGATGCATCCCAGCGCAACCGCTGGCGCGCACGCTGGCAGAACGCCGTCTCCAGAAGCCTGGGGTGGCATGGCTGA
- a CDS encoding glycerol-3-phosphate dehydrogenase/oxidase, whose product MADHQVDLLVIGAGASGASVAYEATRRGLSVALLEAGDIGGGTSCRSTKLLHGGVRYLELAFKTLDLAQLRLVREALLERSHWLAQAPFLARRLELALPTQQLWGQAYYRLGLGMYDALAGQRSIGHSRLLSQQQMHQALPLLKECQGGVAYSDGQFDDARLNLLLALTAEQRGATLRTRCRVVQLETDGTGQLKAAISESTTGQRERWCASAFVNATGIRADEIRQMAEADAPPRMLTSRGAHIVLEQNLCPENLGLLVPSTADGRVLFMLPFHGRTLVGTTDEACTKESATSPSEKEETYLLNYVRDWFPQLQHPKVSSRWAGGRPLLKPADQGMDSSRVVREHEVETLACGLVSVMGGKWTTCRPMAEDTLAAVERQLGKKLPTPEVMPLRGAVESLEATQDELQRQKDQLETLLPDTALKAEQVAHLQSTYGLEAVGLIEPADPSRREPLSPVIPLCAAELNHSIQREHARSSSDVLARRCRLAMVDLNEAERLRPQVEELLDQAGVAADSTSPINHQLNP is encoded by the coding sequence ATGGCTGATCACCAGGTGGACCTGCTGGTCATTGGCGCAGGGGCCAGCGGTGCAAGCGTGGCCTACGAGGCAACACGACGGGGGCTGAGCGTGGCCCTGCTCGAGGCCGGAGACATCGGCGGTGGCACCAGTTGCCGAAGTACGAAGCTGCTCCATGGGGGGGTCCGCTATCTCGAGCTGGCCTTCAAGACCCTGGATCTGGCCCAGCTGAGGCTGGTGCGGGAAGCCCTGCTCGAGCGGAGTCACTGGTTGGCCCAGGCGCCGTTCTTGGCCCGACGACTCGAGCTGGCCCTGCCCACACAACAGCTCTGGGGACAGGCCTACTACCGACTTGGGCTGGGGATGTATGACGCCCTGGCCGGTCAGCGGAGCATCGGCCACAGCCGACTGCTGTCTCAGCAGCAAATGCATCAGGCCCTACCTCTACTGAAGGAGTGTCAAGGCGGTGTGGCCTACAGCGATGGGCAATTCGACGATGCACGCCTAAACCTGCTGCTGGCTCTCACTGCGGAGCAGCGGGGGGCAACCCTGCGCACCCGTTGCCGGGTGGTGCAGCTGGAAACCGATGGCACGGGCCAGCTCAAGGCCGCCATCAGTGAATCCACCACGGGCCAACGGGAACGTTGGTGCGCCTCGGCGTTTGTCAATGCCACGGGCATTCGCGCTGATGAGATCCGGCAGATGGCGGAGGCTGATGCCCCTCCACGGATGCTCACTAGCCGTGGGGCCCACATCGTGCTGGAGCAGAACCTCTGCCCAGAGAACCTTGGGCTTCTGGTGCCATCCACCGCGGATGGACGCGTGCTGTTCATGCTCCCCTTCCATGGCCGCACCCTGGTGGGGACGACAGATGAAGCCTGCACCAAGGAGAGCGCCACATCCCCCTCTGAGAAAGAGGAGACCTACCTGCTCAACTACGTGCGTGACTGGTTTCCACAGCTCCAGCATCCAAAGGTGAGCAGCCGATGGGCGGGGGGACGCCCGCTGCTGAAGCCAGCAGACCAGGGCATGGATAGCAGCCGTGTGGTGAGAGAGCACGAAGTGGAAACTCTGGCTTGCGGCCTGGTAAGCGTGATGGGAGGCAAATGGACCACCTGCCGGCCGATGGCCGAGGACACCCTGGCCGCGGTGGAACGCCAGCTCGGAAAGAAGCTGCCCACCCCTGAAGTAATGCCACTGCGGGGCGCAGTGGAGTCGTTGGAGGCCACCCAGGACGAGCTCCAACGCCAGAAAGATCAACTCGAAACCCTGCTTCCCGACACCGCCCTCAAAGCCGAGCAAGTCGCCCACCTCCAAAGCACCTATGGCTTGGAGGCAGTGGGCTTGATTGAACCCGCGGACCCCAGCCGACGCGAGCCCCTCAGCCCGGTGATCCCCCTCTGTGCCGCAGAACTGAACCACTCAATACAGCGGGAACATGCCCGAAGCAGCAGCGATGTGCTGGCCCGCCGCTGCCGTCTGGCCATGGTGGATTTGAACGAGGCCGAACGACTCCGGCCCCAGGTGGAGGAGCTGCTGGATCAGGCGGGCGTGGCAGCGGACTCAACCTCACCGATTAACCACCAGTTGAATCCATAG
- a CDS encoding alpha-amylase family protein, with the protein MTPALPWWSGTVIYQLIVRSYSDGNGDGTGDFKGLAARLPYLRWLGVNTLWLTPIYPSPLRDGGYDITDFTGIHPDLGDLSSFHRFLTAAHRQGMRVILDLVLNHTSDLHPWFQRARWAPKGSSERDVYVWSDDPKRYAEAPVLFRHFEASNWEWDPVAEQYYLHRFLRHQPDLNYENPWVQDTMLEVVDFWLDRGVDGFRLDAVPFLFESEGTRCEGLPETHSFLKRLRERVDAHGRDVLLLGEAIQPVEEAAPYLADDELHGAFNFVLTAHLFAAIASGRTQQLGECLMQAEQAVRGPRWALPLRNHDELWLGDGHLISDEVIQTIRVGLPQGQGHWLNWGINRRLAPLLNGDPRSNRLLHGLLYSLPGMPCLYYGDELGMGDWPGLRDRDPNRTPMAWTPARNGGFSTAPDPLLVLPPITAPGYDYRVVNVEVQKQLPGSLLNWHRRMLTCRRLLPALRHGSFRLLPSPHPGVLVYLRCTEAMTVLVAANVTAAGASLGLDLSEWAGERTREVMWGCEFPPAAAEWFVNLPPYGFNWWLIGEVESAATPA; encoded by the coding sequence ATGACCCCAGCGCTTCCGTGGTGGTCAGGGACGGTCATCTATCAGTTGATCGTTCGCAGCTATTCCGATGGGAATGGCGATGGCACCGGTGATTTCAAGGGGCTTGCGGCGCGGTTGCCCTACCTGCGTTGGCTGGGGGTCAACACCCTCTGGTTGACCCCGATTTATCCCTCCCCCTTGCGGGACGGGGGCTACGACATCACGGATTTCACTGGAATCCATCCGGATCTGGGGGATCTCTCCTCCTTCCATCGGTTCCTCACGGCGGCCCATAGGCAGGGCATGCGCGTGATTTTGGACCTGGTGCTTAACCACACCAGTGACCTTCATCCCTGGTTCCAGCGCGCCCGCTGGGCTCCCAAGGGCAGTTCGGAACGGGATGTTTACGTCTGGAGCGACGACCCCAAGCGATACGCCGAGGCACCGGTTCTCTTCCGGCACTTTGAGGCGTCGAACTGGGAGTGGGATCCGGTCGCCGAGCAGTACTACCTGCACCGTTTCCTGCGTCATCAGCCTGATCTCAATTACGAGAACCCCTGGGTGCAAGACACGATGCTGGAGGTGGTCGACTTCTGGCTGGATCGTGGTGTCGACGGCTTCCGTCTGGATGCGGTTCCGTTCCTGTTCGAGTCAGAGGGCACCCGCTGCGAGGGGTTGCCGGAGACTCACTCCTTCCTCAAGCGATTGCGGGAGCGGGTGGATGCCCATGGTCGTGATGTGCTCTTGCTGGGAGAGGCGATTCAGCCGGTGGAGGAGGCCGCTCCTTACCTGGCGGATGACGAATTGCATGGAGCGTTCAACTTCGTGCTCACCGCCCATCTGTTCGCGGCCATTGCCAGTGGCCGCACCCAACAGCTCGGGGAGTGTCTGATGCAAGCCGAGCAGGCGGTGCGTGGTCCCCGCTGGGCCCTGCCCCTGCGCAATCACGATGAACTCTGGTTGGGTGATGGCCACCTCATCAGCGATGAGGTGATTCAGACCATCCGGGTGGGCCTGCCCCAGGGGCAGGGGCACTGGTTGAACTGGGGCATTAACCGACGCCTGGCTCCTCTTCTCAATGGCGATCCACGCTCTAACCGGTTGCTGCATGGGCTCCTCTACAGCCTTCCGGGGATGCCCTGTCTGTATTACGGCGATGAACTGGGCATGGGCGACTGGCCCGGTCTGCGGGACCGAGATCCCAACCGCACGCCGATGGCCTGGACGCCGGCCCGCAACGGTGGCTTCTCCACTGCCCCCGATCCGTTGTTGGTGCTGCCACCGATCACCGCGCCCGGCTACGACTACCGCGTGGTGAACGTGGAGGTGCAGAAGCAGCTGCCGGGGTCGCTGCTGAATTGGCACCGGCGCATGCTCACCTGCCGCCGGCTGCTGCCAGCACTGCGGCATGGAAGCTTCCGGTTGCTGCCCAGCCCCCACCCCGGAGTGCTGGTGTATCTCCGTTGCACCGAGGCGATGACAGTGCTCGTGGCCGCCAATGTCACCGCCGCTGGAGCCTCGCTCGGTTTGGATCTCTCAGAGTGGGCTGGCGAGCGCACCCGTGAAGTGATGTGGGGCTGTGAGTTCCCGCCCGCTGCAGCGGAGTGGTTCGTGAACCTTCCGCCCTATGGATTCAACTGGTGGTTAATCGGTGAGGTTGAGTCCGCTGCCACGCCCGCCTGA